One window of Serinus canaria isolate serCan28SL12 chromosome 3, serCan2020, whole genome shotgun sequence genomic DNA carries:
- the MAL gene encoding myelin and lymphocyte protein isoform X1, translating into MSSSTSSSTLPSGLAVLTTFPDVLFIPEIIIGGLVWILVASSKVPYPMLQGWVMFVSVFCFVMSISLLCLYLCGAHGGGSCWVALDAICQCTAALFYLSAAVLEAYTTYSLGLFPILAHQYRENIAAVVSAWQEGKEWQQVALEWPQVQICICTNSLGRGERNQSPSQCAWVSPDMWHVTRHGHGHGLSAGVAPCHRTLMGCCVFPSQVFAFVATLLYVIHKVFSLLRWKSS; encoded by the exons ATGTCCTCCTCAACTTCCAGCAGCACTTTGCCCAGCGGCCTGGCCGTCCTGACGACCTTCCCAGATGTGCTCTTCATCCCTGAAATC ATCATTGGGGGCCTTGTGTGGATCCTGGTGGCATCCTCGAAGGTCCCATACCccatgctgcagggctgggtgatgTTTGTCTCCGTGTTCTGCTTCGTCATGTCCATCTCCCTCCTGTGCCTCTACCTCTGCGGGGCTCACGGCGGCGGCAGCTGCTGGGTTGCCTTG GATGCCATCTGCCAGTGCACGGCAGCGCTGTTCTACCTCAGCGCCGCGGTGCTGGAAGCCTACACGACCTATTCCCTTGGCCTCTTCCCAATCCTGGCACATCAGTACAGGGAGAACATTGCTGCCGTGGTGAGTGCCTGGCAGGAGGGCAAGGAATGGCAGCAGGTGGCTCTGGAGTGGCCTCAAGTGCAAATCTGTATTTGTACCAAcagtttggggaggggggagagaaaCCAGTCGCCATCTCAGTGTGCATGGGTGTCCCCAGACATGTGGCACGTCACGAGGcatgggcatgggcatgggCTCAGTGCTGGAGTGGCACCGTGCCACAGAACATTGATgggctgctgtgtttttccatcCCAGGTATTTGCATTCGTGGCCACCCTGCTTTACGTGATCCACAAGGTGTTCTCGCTCCTGCGGTGGAAATCATCCTGA
- the MAL gene encoding myelin and lymphocyte protein isoform X3: MSSSTSSSTLPSGLAVLTTFPDVLFIPEIIIGGLVWILVASSKVPYPMLQGWVMFVSVFCFVMSISLLCLYLCGAHGGGSCWVALDAICQCTAALFYLSAAVLEAYTTYSLGLFPILAHQYRENIAAVVFAFVATLLYVIHKVFSLLRWKSS, from the exons ATGTCCTCCTCAACTTCCAGCAGCACTTTGCCCAGCGGCCTGGCCGTCCTGACGACCTTCCCAGATGTGCTCTTCATCCCTGAAATC ATCATTGGGGGCCTTGTGTGGATCCTGGTGGCATCCTCGAAGGTCCCATACCccatgctgcagggctgggtgatgTTTGTCTCCGTGTTCTGCTTCGTCATGTCCATCTCCCTCCTGTGCCTCTACCTCTGCGGGGCTCACGGCGGCGGCAGCTGCTGGGTTGCCTTG GATGCCATCTGCCAGTGCACGGCAGCGCTGTTCTACCTCAGCGCCGCGGTGCTGGAAGCCTACACGACCTATTCCCTTGGCCTCTTCCCAATCCTGGCACATCAGTACAGGGAGAACATTGCTGCCGTG GTATTTGCATTCGTGGCCACCCTGCTTTACGTGATCCACAAGGTGTTCTCGCTCCTGCGGTGGAAATCATCCTGA
- the MAL gene encoding myelin and lymphocyte protein isoform X2: MCSARGTSGFWLRSGQVTLSHTHHVPHFDLQIIGGLVWILVASSKVPYPMLQGWVMFVSVFCFVMSISLLCLYLCGAHGGGSCWVALDAICQCTAALFYLSAAVLEAYTTYSLGLFPILAHQYRENIAAVVFAFVATLLYVIHKVFSLLRWKSS; this comes from the exons ATGTGCAGTGCCAGAGGCACGAGTGGCTTTTGGCTCCGCTCTGGACAAGTCACTTTATCCCACACTCACCATGTCCCCCACTTTGACTTGCAGATCATTGGGGGCCTTGTGTGGATCCTGGTGGCATCCTCGAAGGTCCCATACCccatgctgcagggctgggtgatgTTTGTCTCCGTGTTCTGCTTCGTCATGTCCATCTCCCTCCTGTGCCTCTACCTCTGCGGGGCTCACGGCGGCGGCAGCTGCTGGGTTGCCTTG GATGCCATCTGCCAGTGCACGGCAGCGCTGTTCTACCTCAGCGCCGCGGTGCTGGAAGCCTACACGACCTATTCCCTTGGCCTCTTCCCAATCCTGGCACATCAGTACAGGGAGAACATTGCTGCCGTG GTATTTGCATTCGTGGCCACCCTGCTTTACGTGATCCACAAGGTGTTCTCGCTCCTGCGGTGGAAATCATCCTGA
- the MAL gene encoding myelin and lymphocyte protein isoform X4 has translation MCSARGTSGFWLRSGQVTLSHTHHVPHFDLQIIGGLVWILVASSKVPYPMLQGWVMFVSVFCFVMSISLLCLYLCGAHGGGSCWVALDAICQCTAALFYLSAAVLEAYTTYSLGLFPILAHQYRENIAAVVSAWQEGKEWQQVALEWPQVQICICTNSLGRGERNQSPSQCAWVSPDMWHVTRHGHGHGLSAGVAPCHRTLMGCCVFPSQVFAFVATLLYVIHKVFSLLRWKSS, from the exons ATGTGCAGTGCCAGAGGCACGAGTGGCTTTTGGCTCCGCTCTGGACAAGTCACTTTATCCCACACTCACCATGTCCCCCACTTTGACTTGCAGATCATTGGGGGCCTTGTGTGGATCCTGGTGGCATCCTCGAAGGTCCCATACCccatgctgcagggctgggtgatgTTTGTCTCCGTGTTCTGCTTCGTCATGTCCATCTCCCTCCTGTGCCTCTACCTCTGCGGGGCTCACGGCGGCGGCAGCTGCTGGGTTGCCTTG GATGCCATCTGCCAGTGCACGGCAGCGCTGTTCTACCTCAGCGCCGCGGTGCTGGAAGCCTACACGACCTATTCCCTTGGCCTCTTCCCAATCCTGGCACATCAGTACAGGGAGAACATTGCTGCCGTGGTGAGTGCCTGGCAGGAGGGCAAGGAATGGCAGCAGGTGGCTCTGGAGTGGCCTCAAGTGCAAATCTGTATTTGTACCAAcagtttggggaggggggagagaaaCCAGTCGCCATCTCAGTGTGCATGGGTGTCCCCAGACATGTGGCACGTCACGAGGcatgggcatgggcatgggCTCAGTGCTGGAGTGGCACCGTGCCACAGAACATTGATgggctgctgtgtttttccatcCCAGGTATTTGCATTCGTGGCCACCCTGCTTTACGTGATCCACAAGGTGTTCTCGCTCCTGCGGTGGAAATCATCCTGA